One window of Cohnella hashimotonis genomic DNA carries:
- a CDS encoding MarR family winged helix-turn-helix transcriptional regulator produces MKISDNDGAAENEISAVTRFPVSFSIFSLARSHHRVAGQLLREAGLYPGQELVLMQLWQRDSQSQNSLSRSLRLDHSTIAKSVRRLEDAGLVSCSRSAEDKRVTLVSLTQAGREVESRVNEAWSKMEEITIENLNDEEKAQFVALAKKITAVLES; encoded by the coding sequence TTGAAAATCAGCGACAACGATGGAGCTGCTGAGAATGAAATCAGTGCCGTCACCCGATTTCCCGTTAGCTTTTCGATTTTCAGCCTGGCTCGTTCCCATCACCGCGTTGCGGGACAGCTGCTTCGGGAAGCAGGCTTATATCCCGGGCAGGAGCTCGTACTGATGCAGCTATGGCAGCGGGACAGCCAATCGCAGAATAGTCTCTCGAGATCGCTGCGCCTTGATCATTCGACCATCGCGAAGTCCGTTCGGCGCCTGGAAGATGCGGGGCTCGTCTCCTGCAGCCGCTCGGCGGAAGACAAACGAGTGACGCTCGTATCGCTCACCCAGGCAGGTCGCGAAGTCGAATCCAGAGTCAACGAGGCCTGGAGCAAGATGGAAGAGATCACGATTGAAAATCTGAACGATGAAGAAAAGGCGCAGTTCGTCGCTTTGGCCAAAAAGATTACCGCCGTACTCGAAAGTTGA
- a CDS encoding VOC family protein — MRLNHLNLTVSDVKATAEFLVRYFDLQIGTTRGSGFAVLFDDSGFVLTLMKGKQVAYPETFHIGFIQASEERVNEINQRLREDGFDVNPPERSHAWTFYVKAPGGFLVEVLH; from the coding sequence GTGAGGTTAAACCATCTTAATCTAACCGTTAGCGACGTGAAAGCAACTGCGGAATTTTTGGTTCGTTACTTTGATTTGCAGATCGGAACGACCCGCGGAAGCGGCTTTGCCGTGCTGTTTGACGACAGCGGGTTCGTGCTTACGTTGATGAAAGGCAAGCAAGTCGCCTATCCCGAAACTTTTCATATCGGCTTTATTCAAGCCAGCGAGGAGCGGGTGAACGAGATCAACCAAAGGTTGAGAGAGGATGGATTTGACGTGAATCCCCCGGAACGCTCTCATGCTTGGACGTTCTACGTCAAAGCGCCTGGCGGATTCCTGGTCGAGGTTCTTCATTGA